In Solenopsis invicta isolate M01_SB chromosome 1, UNIL_Sinv_3.0, whole genome shotgun sequence, one genomic interval encodes:
- the LOC120358691 gene encoding uncharacterized protein LOC120358691, producing MVDYFVINPHVATGKFMSLQGRASLEESWKELAQQLNAMSKNGKEKDVASWKTTWRDCKTKVSDKVSKLRAARAQTGNRYVENDITEMDKKILGIIGYDFAEGVKD from the exons ATGGTggattattttgttattaatccCCATGTCGCTACGGGTAAATTTATGTCGTTACAAGGGCGAGCGAGTCTTGAAGAAAGTTGGAAGGAACTCGCTCAACAACTTAATGCGATGTCGAAAAATGGAAAGGAGAAAGATGTTGCTTCTTGGAAAACT ACATGGAGGGATTGCAAAACGAAAGTCTCGgataaagtttcaaaattaCGTGCTGCTCGTGCACAGACAGGTAATAGGTATGTTGAAAACGACATAACAGAAATGGACAAAAAGATATTAGGCATTATTGGCTATGATTTCGCTGAAGGAGTGAAGGACTGA